A genomic region of Mycobacterium sp. Aquia_213 contains the following coding sequences:
- the rpmB gene encoding 50S ribosomal protein L28 encodes MAAVCEICGKGPGFGKSVSHSHRRTSRRWDPNVQTVHVVARPGGNKKRLSVCASCIKAGKVLRG; translated from the coding sequence ATGGCCGCTGTGTGCGAAATCTGCGGGAAAGGCCCCGGCTTCGGCAAGTCGGTGTCGCACTCCCACCGGCGCACCAGCCGGCGCTGGGACCCGAACGTCCAGACGGTGCACGTCGTGGCGCGTCCCGGCGGCAACAAGAAGCGACTCAGCGTGTGCGCGTCCTGCATCAAGGCCGGCAAGGTCCTACGCGGCTAG
- a CDS encoding mycofactocin-coupled SDR family oxidoreductase, producing the protein MGELDNSVAVITGAARGQGRSHAVALAEQGADIIAVDICADIDAIPYPLGTKSDLDETVKLVEAAGRKAVSVVADVRDLAQLESAVRAGIDDLGEVDIVIANAGVVAIGDTETRSEPVFNSIVDTNLKGVWHTLLATVPSIIRKGRGGSIVLVSSSQGLTGRGGDGTAAMFAYAASKHGVVGLMRSAANAYAPHKIRVNSVHPSGVSTPMILNDFVVNRMLENPNPAVAQMLLPDVPLVEPQDVTEAVLWLVGPRARYVTGVSIPVDAGHIVM; encoded by the coding sequence ATGGGCGAACTCGACAACAGCGTCGCCGTCATCACCGGCGCGGCGCGCGGCCAGGGTCGCAGCCACGCCGTGGCGCTGGCCGAACAGGGTGCCGACATCATCGCCGTGGACATCTGCGCCGACATCGACGCGATTCCCTACCCGCTGGGCACCAAATCGGACCTCGACGAGACCGTAAAACTCGTCGAAGCCGCGGGCCGCAAGGCGGTGTCCGTCGTCGCCGACGTCCGTGACCTGGCGCAGTTGGAGTCCGCGGTGCGGGCCGGGATCGACGATCTCGGCGAGGTGGACATCGTCATCGCCAACGCCGGGGTGGTGGCGATCGGTGACACCGAGACCCGTTCCGAGCCGGTGTTCAACTCGATCGTCGACACCAACCTGAAGGGCGTCTGGCACACGCTGCTGGCGACGGTGCCGTCGATCATCCGCAAGGGCCGGGGCGGTTCGATCGTGCTGGTCAGCTCGTCGCAGGGCCTGACCGGACGGGGTGGCGACGGTACCGCCGCGATGTTCGCCTACGCCGCGTCCAAGCACGGCGTGGTGGGGCTGATGCGGTCGGCCGCCAATGCCTATGCGCCGCACAAGATTCGGGTCAACTCGGTACACCCGAGCGGAGTCTCGACGCCGATGATCCTCAACGACTTCGTGGTGAACCGGATGCTGGAGAATCCGAACCCGGCCGTTGCGCAGATGCTGCTGCCCGACGTACCGCTGGTCGAGCCGCAAGACGTGACGGAGGCGGTGCTGTGGCTGGTCGGTCCCCGGGCGCGCTACGTGACCGGCGTGTCGATACCCGTCGACGCCGGGCACATCGTCATGTAG
- a CDS encoding SDR family NAD(P)-dependent oxidoreductase encodes MTLPWTPSRLGNLTGKRVIVTGATNGVGLGTAHALAKAGAQVILAVRNTDLGKQRAAEMNGSTSVIKLDLADLSSVRAFADQVDGEIDILINNAGTLTDRRKETVDGFEMTLGTNLLGPFALTNLLLPRVRSQIINVGSDAHKSATLRLDDMHLRRSKWTRLGSYALSKLAVMLWGLELDRRLRAAGSPIVTQLTHPGWVASNISNVSDAPLMSLVQKAVTVVADRFANDIDEGAASTLYCISEPVPPGSFVGVSGRFGLRGEPALIGRTPLASDYDEAALLVAFAEQETGTRLEV; translated from the coding sequence GTGACGTTACCTTGGACGCCGAGCCGCCTCGGCAACTTGACCGGCAAGCGAGTCATCGTGACCGGAGCAACCAACGGGGTCGGGCTGGGCACCGCGCACGCGCTGGCCAAAGCCGGCGCCCAGGTGATCCTGGCGGTGCGCAACACCGACCTGGGGAAGCAACGAGCCGCCGAGATGAACGGCTCGACGTCGGTGATCAAGCTCGATCTCGCGGACCTGTCGTCGGTGCGTGCTTTCGCCGATCAGGTCGACGGGGAAATCGACATCCTGATCAACAACGCCGGCACGCTCACCGACCGCCGCAAAGAAACCGTCGACGGCTTCGAGATGACGCTGGGCACCAACCTGCTCGGACCGTTCGCGTTGACCAATCTGTTGCTGCCCCGGGTGCGCTCGCAGATCATCAACGTCGGCTCCGACGCGCACAAGTCGGCCACGCTGCGACTCGACGACATGCACCTGCGCCGAAGCAAGTGGACGAGGCTGGGGTCGTATGCACTGTCCAAGCTCGCGGTCATGCTGTGGGGCCTCGAGCTGGATCGCCGGCTGCGCGCCGCCGGATCGCCGATCGTCACCCAGCTCACGCATCCGGGGTGGGTGGCCTCGAACATCTCGAATGTCTCGGACGCGCCGCTGATGTCGTTGGTGCAAAAGGCCGTCACGGTGGTGGCCGACCGGTTCGCCAACGACATCGATGAAGGTGCGGCGTCCACCTTGTACTGCATCAGCGAACCGGTGCCGCCGGGTAGCTTCGTTGGTGTCAGCGGCAGGTTCGGGCTGCGCGGCGAGCCGGCGCTGATCGGCCGCACACCGCTGGCGTCCGACTACGACGAGGCGGCCCTGCTGGTGGCGTTCGCCGAGCAAGAAACCGGCACAAGGCTGGAGGTATAG
- a CDS encoding nuclear transport factor 2 family protein, protein MSDSGRDITNLIYTYAELLDGGDLDGVAGLFAHGRICGVEDGPPETVFEGSARVRQMYEMATRIYEDGTPKTKHNTSNVQLHIDEAAGTARSTSYYCVTQATPDLPLQVIVTGHYKDTFQRLDGAWWFDSRIMFVDQVGDVSQHLKF, encoded by the coding sequence ATGAGTGACAGCGGGCGCGACATCACCAACCTGATCTACACCTACGCCGAGCTCCTCGACGGGGGTGACCTGGACGGGGTGGCCGGGCTTTTCGCGCATGGCCGCATCTGCGGCGTGGAGGACGGTCCGCCGGAGACGGTGTTCGAGGGCTCCGCCCGGGTGCGGCAGATGTACGAGATGGCCACGCGCATCTACGAAGACGGCACCCCGAAAACCAAACACAACACGAGCAATGTGCAACTGCACATCGACGAGGCCGCGGGCACCGCGCGCAGCACGTCCTACTACTGCGTCACGCAGGCCACCCCCGACCTTCCGCTGCAGGTGATCGTCACCGGGCATTACAAGGACACGTTCCAGCGACTGGACGGCGCCTGGTGGTTCGACAGCCGCATCATGTTCGTCGACCAGGTCGGCGACGTCAGCCAGCACCTGAAGTTCTGA
- a CDS encoding sulfotransferase family protein, with translation MAASSDLGGAFDPAGVLADAQRKEALTDWGPGEFEGPLRVLLDDYARADLNAIGVHILRSGIVHSLRMRLRTQEWIRRHPEILSERVAAPIVVVGMMRSGTTLLQRLLAADPRFVCAYGWEVVEVAPRLDYRFSDVADPRIAISEAREAKSRELAPDLFAIHPMYAREAEEEIVFLADAFLSHVPESGAHLPHYRSWLDEQDFSPAYDYLHRMLQFVQWQKRQRGQQAQRWVLKSPAHLGYLDLLRTRFPDLHVVHMHRDPRTTIASGASLNATLHAMHADTVDAPRVGAQWLARMGWTNDRAMSTRDSWSDDAAVVTDIGFDDAVADPIGQVARVYDAARLPFTAAAEDSMRRWLVQRPREAARPPYGLQNYGLRPEQVDERFTLYNKRFRQHIGGTAHA, from the coding sequence GTGGCAGCCTCGAGCGACTTGGGCGGCGCCTTCGACCCCGCCGGCGTACTGGCCGACGCGCAGCGCAAAGAGGCGCTGACCGACTGGGGCCCCGGCGAATTCGAGGGTCCGCTGCGGGTGCTGCTGGACGACTACGCGCGCGCCGACCTCAACGCCATCGGCGTGCACATCCTGCGCTCGGGCATCGTGCACAGCCTGCGCATGCGGCTTCGCACCCAGGAGTGGATCCGCCGCCACCCGGAGATTCTCTCCGAGCGGGTCGCCGCACCGATCGTCGTGGTCGGAATGATGCGCAGCGGCACGACGCTGCTGCAGCGACTGCTGGCCGCCGACCCGCGTTTCGTCTGCGCCTACGGCTGGGAAGTCGTCGAGGTCGCGCCCCGGCTGGACTACCGGTTCAGCGATGTCGCCGATCCGCGCATCGCGATCAGCGAAGCGCGCGAAGCGAAGTCCCGCGAGCTGGCACCGGATCTGTTCGCCATCCACCCGATGTACGCGCGCGAAGCCGAAGAAGAGATCGTCTTTCTGGCCGACGCGTTTCTGTCCCACGTGCCTGAATCCGGTGCGCACCTTCCGCATTACCGGTCCTGGCTGGACGAGCAGGACTTCTCCCCCGCCTACGACTACCTGCACCGCATGCTGCAATTCGTCCAGTGGCAGAAACGCCAGCGCGGGCAGCAGGCCCAGCGCTGGGTGCTGAAATCGCCCGCGCACCTTGGCTATCTGGACCTGCTGCGCACGCGGTTCCCCGACCTGCACGTCGTGCACATGCATCGCGACCCGCGCACCACGATCGCGTCGGGGGCCAGCCTGAACGCCACCCTGCACGCGATGCACGCCGACACGGTGGACGCGCCTCGCGTCGGTGCGCAATGGCTGGCGCGGATGGGCTGGACCAATGACCGGGCCATGTCGACCCGCGACAGCTGGTCAGACGACGCTGCGGTGGTGACCGACATCGGGTTCGACGACGCGGTCGCCGACCCGATCGGGCAGGTGGCCCGCGTCTACGACGCCGCCCGCTTGCCGTTCACCGCCGCCGCCGAGGATTCGATGCGGCGCTGGCTGGTGCAGCGTCCCCGCGAAGCCGCCCGCCCGCCCTACGGGCTGCAGAACTACGGCCTGCGACCCGAGCAGGTCGACGAGCGATTCACCTTGTACAACAAGCGTTTTAGACAGCACATCGGAGGAACTGCGCATGCCTGA
- a CDS encoding oxidoreductase encodes MARWLITGCSTGFGREIARAALETGHSVVVTARRADAVADLADEFGDRAVAVALDVTDAAQIAAAVSAADEAFGGIDVLVNNAGHGYLSSVEEGEDAEVRKLFDVNYFGAVDMIKAVLPAMRARGAGHIINISSMTGLVANPPNAYYSSTKFALEAVTEALATEVRPLGIKVTAIEPGAFRTDWATRSMKESGSPIAAYADVAARKDLIKQFADHLPGDPRKVAEAVLMVTTLDEPPLRLLLGRDVLKAMRDKITAMSASIEEWKAVTKDVNFPE; translated from the coding sequence ATGGCGCGCTGGCTGATCACCGGTTGCTCCACCGGTTTCGGACGCGAGATCGCCCGCGCCGCACTGGAAACCGGCCACAGCGTGGTGGTGACCGCGCGGCGGGCCGATGCGGTGGCCGATCTCGCCGACGAATTCGGGGACCGGGCGGTAGCTGTCGCGCTCGACGTGACCGACGCCGCCCAGATCGCGGCGGCGGTGTCGGCGGCCGACGAGGCGTTCGGCGGGATCGACGTCCTGGTCAACAACGCCGGTCACGGTTACCTGTCCTCGGTGGAAGAGGGCGAGGACGCCGAGGTTCGAAAGTTATTCGACGTCAACTACTTCGGAGCCGTCGACATGATCAAGGCGGTGCTGCCCGCGATGCGCGCCCGGGGCGCCGGCCACATCATCAACATCTCGTCGATGACCGGCCTGGTGGCCAACCCGCCCAACGCCTATTACTCGTCGACCAAGTTCGCGCTCGAGGCGGTGACCGAAGCACTGGCCACCGAGGTGCGGCCATTGGGCATCAAGGTGACCGCGATCGAGCCGGGCGCGTTCCGTACCGACTGGGCGACGCGCTCGATGAAGGAGTCGGGCAGCCCGATAGCCGCCTACGCCGACGTGGCAGCGCGCAAGGACCTGATCAAGCAGTTCGCCGATCACCTGCCGGGCGACCCGCGCAAGGTGGCCGAGGCGGTGCTGATGGTGACCACCCTCGACGAGCCACCGCTGCGGCTACTGCTGGGCCGCGATGTGCTGAAGGCGATGCGCGACAAGATCACCGCGATGTCGGCGTCGATCGAAGAGTGGAAAGCCGTCACGAAGGACGTGAACTTTCCCGAGTGA
- a CDS encoding uracil-DNA glycosylase, producing MTARPLSELVEQGWAAALEPVAEQVTKMGQFLRDEISAGRKYLPAGPNVLRAFTFPFDQVRVLIVGQDPYPTPGHAVGLSFSVAAEVRPLPRSLSNIFDEYSADLGYPPPSCGDLTPWAQRGVLLLNRVLTVRPSNPASHRGKGWEAVTECAIRALVGRSQPMVAILWGRDASTLKPVLAEGNCVSIESPHPSPLSASRGFFGSRPFSRANELLAGMGADPIDWRLP from the coding sequence GTGACCGCACGTCCATTGAGTGAACTCGTCGAGCAGGGTTGGGCCGCCGCACTCGAGCCGGTTGCCGAGCAGGTGACCAAGATGGGGCAATTTCTGCGAGACGAGATTTCGGCCGGCCGCAAATACCTGCCCGCGGGTCCGAACGTGTTGCGCGCCTTCACCTTTCCATTCGACCAGGTGCGGGTGCTGATCGTCGGGCAAGACCCCTACCCGACACCCGGGCATGCCGTGGGCCTGAGCTTCTCGGTGGCTGCCGAGGTGCGGCCACTGCCGCGCAGCCTGTCCAACATCTTCGACGAATACTCGGCCGACCTGGGTTACCCGCCACCTTCGTGTGGCGATCTGACGCCCTGGGCGCAGCGCGGCGTGCTGCTGTTGAACAGGGTGCTGACGGTTCGGCCGAGCAACCCGGCATCGCATCGCGGGAAGGGCTGGGAAGCCGTCACCGAGTGCGCGATCCGCGCCCTGGTCGGGCGGTCGCAGCCGATGGTGGCGATCCTGTGGGGCCGCGACGCGTCGACGCTCAAACCTGTTCTGGCAGAGGGCAATTGTGTGTCGATCGAGTCGCCACACCCCTCGCCGCTGTCCGCCTCGCGCGGATTCTTCGGGTCGCGTCCGTTCAGCCGCGCCAACGAGCTGCTCGCCGGGATGGGAGCCGACCCGATCGACTGGCGGCTGCCCTGA
- a CDS encoding thiamine-phosphate kinase, with the protein MRAAGGYVREEVSGESPTLGQLGEFAVIDRLVRGRVQPHTVLVGPGDDAAVVSAGDGRSLVSTDMLVAGRHFRLDWSTPHDVGRKAIAQNAADIEAMGGRATAFVVGFGAPADTAIADTDALVDGMWDEAARIGAGIVGGDLVSAPLWVLSVAVLGDLGGRAPVLRSGAKPGAVVAVTGELGRSAAGYSLWCNDISGFDELRARHLVPEPPYGQGAVAADAGAQAMIDISDGLVADLRHVADASGVGIDLSTAALAPDRDALGAAAAAAGIDAWSWVLGGGEDHALVASFAGPVPPGWRVIGQVLDGPARVLVDGAQWQGYAGWQSFEG; encoded by the coding sequence ATGCGCGCCGCAGGAGGCTACGTGCGCGAAGAAGTTTCCGGGGAGTCGCCCACGTTGGGCCAGCTCGGTGAGTTCGCCGTCATCGACCGGCTGGTGCGTGGCCGCGTTCAGCCCCACACCGTGCTGGTGGGTCCCGGCGACGACGCGGCGGTGGTGTCGGCCGGTGACGGCCGCAGCCTGGTCTCGACCGACATGCTGGTGGCGGGCCGGCATTTCCGGCTGGACTGGTCCACGCCGCACGACGTCGGCCGCAAGGCCATCGCCCAGAACGCCGCGGACATCGAGGCGATGGGCGGACGGGCCACGGCATTCGTGGTCGGCTTCGGTGCGCCCGCCGATACCGCGATAGCGGACACCGACGCCTTGGTCGACGGAATGTGGGACGAGGCAGCGCGAATCGGGGCCGGCATCGTCGGCGGCGATCTGGTCAGCGCGCCGCTATGGGTGTTGTCGGTGGCGGTGCTGGGCGACCTGGGCGGCCGGGCGCCGGTGCTGCGCTCGGGAGCAAAACCCGGTGCGGTGGTTGCCGTCACCGGTGAATTGGGCCGCTCGGCAGCGGGATATTCGTTGTGGTGCAACGACATTAGCGGATTCGACGAACTGCGTGCCCGTCATTTGGTGCCCGAGCCGCCCTACGGGCAGGGCGCGGTGGCCGCGGATGCGGGTGCGCAGGCGATGATCGACATCTCCGACGGTCTGGTCGCCGATCTGCGGCACGTGGCCGACGCGTCGGGGGTGGGTATCGATTTGTCGACCGCGGCGCTGGCTCCCGATCGCGACGCGCTGGGCGCGGCCGCCGCGGCGGCGGGCATCGATGCATGGTCGTGGGTGCTGGGCGGCGGCGAAGACCACGCCCTGGTGGCCTCTTTCGCCGGCCCGGTGCCACCCGGGTGGCGCGTCATCGGGCAGGTGCTCGACGGCCCGGCCCGGGTGCTCGTCGACGGCGCGCAGTGGCAGGGATACGCGGGCTGGCAGTCGTTCGAGGGTTAG
- a CDS encoding DUF3515 domain-containing protein, translating to MMTGSDSEDPGGPPRALLIAAVVVAVVAIGVVLVIAATREAPPQPVALPSVPAPQAGSPACHALSAELPQRLGDYQRAPLAQPAPEGATAWRTGTGNEPVVLRCGLDRPTGFVVGSAIQVVDRVQWFEVAADQQSAGDAGRSTWYTVDRPVYLALTLPSGSGPTPIQQLSEVIDHTITAVPIDPARPAAR from the coding sequence ATGATGACCGGTTCGGACTCCGAGGACCCAGGCGGACCGCCGCGGGCCCTGCTGATCGCCGCGGTTGTGGTGGCGGTCGTCGCGATCGGCGTCGTGCTCGTCATCGCGGCAACCCGCGAAGCGCCGCCGCAGCCGGTCGCGCTTCCCTCCGTGCCGGCTCCGCAGGCCGGAAGCCCGGCATGCCACGCGCTATCGGCCGAGCTGCCGCAGCGCCTCGGCGACTATCAGCGCGCGCCGCTGGCACAGCCGGCACCCGAGGGCGCGACCGCTTGGCGCACCGGAACCGGCAACGAGCCGGTGGTATTGCGCTGCGGGCTCGACCGCCCGACCGGCTTCGTGGTGGGATCCGCGATCCAGGTCGTGGACCGGGTGCAGTGGTTCGAGGTGGCGGCCGATCAGCAATCCGCCGGTGACGCAGGCAGATCCACCTGGTACACGGTGGACCGGCCGGTGTATCTGGCGCTGACCCTGCCGTCGGGATCCGGGCCGACACCGATCCAGCAGCTCTCCGAGGTGATCGACCACACCATCACGGCGGTGCCCATCGACCCGGCCCGGCCTGCTGCGCGTTAG
- a CDS encoding D-alanine--D-alanine ligase family protein, which translates to MSGGSRVRVAVVFGGRSNEHAISCVSAGSILRNLDPQRFDVVAIGITPEGSWVLTDGDPDALAISNRQLPGVTTESGTELALPADPRRSGQLVSLPPGASEVLGSVDVVFPVLHGPYGEDGTIQGLLELAGVPYVGAGVLSSAVGMDKEFTKKLLVAEGIPVGPYTVLRPSQQALPPEERERLGLPVFVKPARGGSSIGVNRVASWDELAAAVADARRHDPKVIVEAAINGRELECGVLEMPDGTIEASTVGEIRVAGVRGREDSFYDFATKYLDDAAELDVPAKVDDDIADGVRQLAIRAFKAIDCQGLARVDFFLTDDGPVINEVNTMPGFTTISMYPRMWAASGIDYRSLLATMVETALVRGTGLR; encoded by the coding sequence GTGTCAGGGGGTAGCCGGGTGCGTGTCGCCGTCGTGTTCGGTGGGCGCAGCAACGAGCACGCCATCTCCTGTGTGTCGGCGGGCAGCATCCTGCGCAACCTCGACCCGCAGCGATTCGATGTGGTCGCGATCGGCATCACCCCCGAAGGGTCATGGGTGCTCACCGACGGCGACCCGGACGCGCTGGCGATCAGCAACCGGCAACTGCCCGGGGTGACCACCGAATCGGGAACCGAGCTGGCGCTGCCGGCCGACCCGCGGCGCAGCGGCCAACTGGTGTCACTACCGCCGGGCGCCAGTGAAGTGCTGGGATCGGTCGACGTGGTGTTCCCGGTGCTGCACGGCCCCTACGGCGAGGACGGCACGATCCAGGGGCTGCTCGAACTCGCCGGCGTGCCGTACGTCGGCGCCGGCGTGCTGTCCAGCGCCGTCGGGATGGACAAGGAATTCACCAAGAAGCTGCTTGTCGCCGAGGGAATTCCGGTCGGCCCGTACACGGTGCTGCGCCCGTCGCAGCAGGCGCTGCCCCCCGAGGAGCGTGAGCGGCTGGGCCTGCCGGTGTTCGTCAAACCCGCACGCGGTGGGTCGTCGATCGGTGTCAACCGGGTGGCGAGTTGGGATGAACTGGCCGCCGCGGTGGCCGATGCCCGCCGGCACGATCCGAAGGTGATCGTCGAAGCCGCGATCAACGGTCGCGAGCTGGAGTGCGGTGTGCTCGAAATGCCAGACGGCACAATAGAAGCCAGCACGGTAGGGGAGATCCGGGTAGCCGGCGTGCGCGGACGCGAGGACAGCTTCTACGACTTCGCTACCAAATACCTCGACGACGCAGCGGAATTGGATGTGCCCGCCAAGGTCGACGACGACATCGCGGACGGCGTGCGCCAATTGGCGATCCGGGCGTTCAAGGCCATCGACTGCCAGGGCCTGGCCCGAGTCGACTTCTTCCTCACGGACGACGGGCCGGTGATCAACGAGGTCAACACGATGCCGGGGTTCACCACGATCTCGATGTACCCGAGGATGTGGGCGGCCAGCGGCATCGACTATCGGAGTCTGCTGGCGACCATGGTGGAAACGGCCTTGGTCCGGGGCACGGGTCTGCGCTAA
- a CDS encoding NAD(P)H-dependent glycerol-3-phosphate dehydrogenase → MASTAGAVAVMGAGAWGTSLAKVLAEAAETSGAPEAEIRLWARRSDVAEQINATRYNPAYLPGTELPPAIRATADAAEALRGVTTVLLGVPAQNLRSNLEQWAPLIADGATLVSLAKGIELGTLMRMSQVIVSVTGADPSQIAVISGPNLASEIAECQPTATVIACSDSGRAVALQRMLNTGYFRPYTNSDVVGTEIGGACKNVIALACGMAAGVGLGENTAAAIITRGLAEIMRLGIALGAKGATLAGLAGVGDLVATCTSPHSRNRSMGERLGRGASMQSALEGKDGHVVEGVTSCESVLALASSYDVEMPLTDAVHRVCHKGLSVDEAMALLLGRSTKPE, encoded by the coding sequence ATGGCCAGCACAGCGGGCGCCGTTGCGGTGATGGGCGCCGGAGCATGGGGAACGTCGCTGGCCAAGGTGCTCGCCGAGGCCGCCGAAACGTCCGGAGCGCCGGAAGCCGAGATCAGGCTGTGGGCGCGGCGATCCGATGTGGCCGAGCAGATCAACGCCACCCGCTACAACCCCGCCTACCTGCCCGGCACCGAGCTGCCACCGGCCATCCGGGCCACCGCCGACGCGGCCGAGGCGCTGCGCGGAGTGACGACGGTGCTGCTGGGCGTCCCGGCCCAGAACCTGCGCAGCAACCTCGAGCAGTGGGCTCCCCTGATCGCCGACGGCGCGACCCTGGTCAGCCTGGCCAAGGGCATCGAGCTGGGCACCCTGATGCGAATGAGCCAGGTCATCGTCTCGGTGACCGGCGCAGACCCGTCGCAGATCGCGGTGATCTCCGGGCCGAACCTGGCCAGCGAAATCGCCGAATGCCAACCCACCGCCACGGTGATCGCGTGCAGCGACTCCGGCCGTGCGGTCGCGCTGCAGCGCATGCTGAACACCGGGTACTTCCGCCCGTACACCAACAGTGATGTGGTCGGGACCGAGATCGGCGGAGCCTGCAAGAACGTCATCGCGCTCGCGTGCGGGATGGCCGCCGGTGTGGGCCTGGGCGAGAACACCGCCGCGGCGATCATTACCCGCGGTCTGGCCGAGATCATGCGGCTGGGCATCGCGCTGGGCGCCAAGGGCGCGACGCTGGCCGGCCTGGCCGGTGTGGGTGATCTGGTGGCCACCTGCACGTCGCCGCATTCGCGCAACCGCTCGATGGGTGAGCGCCTGGGGCGGGGCGCAAGCATGCAGTCGGCGCTGGAGGGAAAGGACGGGCACGTCGTCGAGGGCGTGACGTCGTGCGAATCCGTGCTTGCGCTGGCGTCCAGCTACGACGTCGAGATGCCGCTCACCGATGCGGTGCACCGGGTCTGCCACAAGGGCCTTTCGGTCGACGAGGCGATGGCCCTGCTGCTCGGCCGCAGCACCAAGCCGGAGTGA
- the cofC gene encoding 2-phospho-L-lactate guanylyltransferase, with protein MSGAQTDGAGDVALIIAVKRLAAAKTRLAPVFSARTRETVVLAMLVDTVTAAAGVGSVGSITVITPDEDAAAAAAALGAQVIADPTPEGHEDPLNHAIATAERSVAESFSNVIALQGDLPALQTQELAEAIAAARQHRRSFVADRLATGTAALCAFGTALDPQFGSDSAARHRRSGAIELTGAWPGLRCDVDTPADLIAARRLGVGGATARAIGHA; from the coding sequence ATGAGCGGCGCGCAGACCGATGGTGCCGGCGATGTGGCGTTGATCATCGCCGTCAAGCGGTTGGCCGCCGCCAAGACCAGGCTGGCTCCGGTGTTCTCGGCGCGGACCCGCGAGACCGTGGTGCTGGCCATGTTGGTGGACACCGTGACCGCCGCGGCGGGGGTCGGATCGGTGGGCTCGATCACCGTCATCACGCCCGACGAGGACGCAGCCGCGGCGGCCGCGGCGCTCGGTGCACAGGTGATCGCCGACCCGACACCCGAGGGCCACGAAGATCCGCTGAACCATGCGATTGCCACCGCCGAACGTTCGGTGGCCGAATCCTTCTCCAATGTTATTGCCCTGCAAGGTGATTTGCCCGCACTACAGACACAAGAGCTGGCCGAGGCGATCGCTGCCGCACGCCAGCACCGGCGCAGCTTCGTTGCCGACCGGCTGGCGACCGGCACCGCCGCACTGTGCGCATTCGGCACCGCGTTGGATCCACAGTTCGGGTCGGATTCGGCCGCGCGGCATCGTCGTTCGGGTGCGATCGAGCTGACGGGCGCGTGGCCCGGCCTGCGCTGCGACGTCGACACCCCCGCCGATTTGATCGCCGCCCGCCGGCTCGGCGTCGGAGGGGCAACCGCCCGCGCCATCGGCCACGCCTGA